CCAAATAGACATCGGCAAGCGTAATCGTCTCCGGAGCACGCTTCAAGCGGTAACCGCCGTCACGGCCCTCCCTTGTCTCAAGGAGCTGTTCCCTAGCCAGCTTAGCCAGTACGCGCCGCAGCATCGTTGCTTCCGACTTCATATGGCCCGCCAGCTCCGCGCTGGTACAAGCATTAGGTTTCCGGGAAAGCACAACAAGCGCCTGCAGGGACAAGCCAAACCATTTATGATTCGGAGCGCTGCTGCACCGTTCTTTTTCCGTTTGAATGGGATTGTTATCAGGCTGAATAATGATGTTCATCCTCTCCTTCCTTAGTAGGATCTTAGAGGCACATCTGTATTATAGGGTCCAAAATAAGCTGTCAGCAAGCCCGAAATTATGCCTGCTTGCGCATGGTAAGGGATACCCGGCCCTTTTTCAAATCAACGCCAAGCACCCAAACGGTGACATTGTCGCCTACGGATACCACATCCATCGGATGCTTCACGAATTTATCGCTCATCTGCGAAATATGGACAAGGCCGTCGTTCTTGATGCCAATATCGATAAAGGCGCCAAAGTCGATAACATTCCGAACGGTGCCTTGCAGCTCCATACCCGGAGTCAAATCTTCAATATTGAGGACATCGGTATGGAAGATCGGCGGCGGAAGCTCCTCACGCGGGTCACGCCCCGGACGGAGCAGGCTATCGATAATATCCTTCAAGGTTGGCACCCCTACGCCAAGCGAAGACGCCATGGCTGCAGGATCGATTCCCGACAGCTTCTCCTTCAGCTCCTCCGTGCCAAGCTGATTCTGCTTCAGGCCAAGCTCGGCAAACAGCTTGCCGACAACGTCATAGGATTCCGGGTGAATCGGCGTGCTGTCCAGCGGATTCGCCGCTTCCGGAATACGCAGGAAGCCAATGCATTGCTCGTAAGATTTCGCGCCGAGGCGCGGTACCTTCTGCAGCTGGCCGCGTTTCGCGAACCGGCCGTTCTCCTCGCGGTACTTCACGATATTTTTCGCAATCGTTGCGTTGATCCCCGCTACGTAAGAAAGCAGCGACGCGGACGCTGTGTTAACATCTACGCCAACATGGTTAACGGCAGATTCAACAACGCCGCCAAGGCTTTCATCGAGCCGTTTTTGGCTGACGTCATGCTGATATTGCCCAACGCCGATCGCTTTAGGCTCAATCTTCACAAGCTCGGCGAGCGGATCCTGGAGTCGACGCGCAATCGAGACCGCGCTGCGCTCGGCTACGTCAAGATCGGGGAATTCTTCTGCCGCAAGCTTGGAAGCGGAATAAACGCTTGCCCCGGCCTCGCTTACGATAATATATTTCAGCTCGCCTTGACCGGCTGCCTTGCGTTTGCCGATTAAGCCGGCAATAAATTGCTCCGTTTCGCGGGAAGCTGTTCCGTTGCCGATTACAATAAGCGTTACGCCGTAACGATCAATCTGACCGTTAATGATTTTTTCCGCTTCCGCGGCCTTATTGTTGGGAGGAGTCGGATAAGTTACGGCTACCTCCATAAGCTTGCCGGTATCGTCAATAACGGCGAGCTTGCAGCCCGTCCGGTATGCCGGGTCAACCCCCAATACCACATTGCCGCGAACAGGCGGCTGAAGCAGAAGGTTGCGCAGATTTTCCGAGAAGATGGAGATCGCATGCTCCTCCGCTTTCTCCGTCAGTTCGCCGCGTACTTCCCGCTCGATCGAAGGGGAAATGAGCCGTTTGTAAGCATCCTCAATAACGGCCGCGAGCACATCGCGTACGGCAGGCGCAGTCTGCTGACGAAGCACTTTGCGCTGGATAAACTCATGGATCCGTTCCGCCGAAAGCTCAAACGAGACGCGCAGAATATCTTCCCGCTCTCCGCGGTTAATCGCCAAGACGCGGTGCGGCGGCAGCTTGCGGACCGGCTCCTGATAACTGTAGTACATCTCATAGACGGATTCGGCATCCGCGTTTTTCGCTTCGGTCTTAAGCAGCGCCTGGTCAAAGGTATGCTTCCGCACCCAGGACCGGATCGCTGCGTCATCCGCGATATTTTCCGCCAGGATGTCCATTGCGCCTTGAAGAGCATCTTCTGCCGAAGCTACGCCTTTGTCCTCATTCACGTATTTAGACGCTTCAGCAAGCGGTTCGCCCTGGCGGGGCTGAGCCCACAGCCACAAGGCAAGCGGCTCTAAACCGCGTTCCTTCGCGACGCTGGCGCGCGTCTTGCGCTTCTGGCGGTAAGGACGGTAAAGATCCTCAACCTCCTGCAGCTTGCCCGATGCCTCAATCGAGCGGCGAAGCTCATCGGTCAGCTTGCCCTGCTCATCAATTAGACGGATCACTTCGCGTTTGCGTTCTTCCAGATTACGCATATATTGCAGCCGTTCTTCAATCGCCCGGAGATCATTCTCGTCAAGCTCGCCGGTCATCTCTTTCCGGTAACGCGCGATAAACGGTATCGTATTGCCTTCATCGAGCAAAGCCACAGCCGATTTCACTTTCGTAATCGGAATCGACAGCTGCGATGCCATGCTTTTTATGATTTGTTCATTCTCGGCAGCAACCTGCCCGGGTGTCCGTTTGCCCGTGCCTGCCGCTTCCTCTTCTACTTGCTTTACTTTAGTATCTGCCAAACAACTGCACCGTCCCTTCAAACTTTTCATTTACAAAAAGGCCATAACTACATTGTCTCAGATTTGAAACCGCTTTTCCATATTTCCGGAAACGAAACCAAAAAAGCAGCAAACCGCCGGCAGAAACAGCCGGCGGTTCGCTTAATAAATTATCTCACATAAGGGTTATTGGCCATTTCAAAGCCAATCGTTGTTTTGGGCCCATGTCCCGGGTAAACCTTAACTTCGGGCGAAAGCTTGTATAGCTTCAATTGAATCGAATCGAACAAATCCCGCTCCCGGCCGCCCGGCAGGTCAGTCCTGCCGACGGATTGCCGGAACAGAACATCGCCCGAGAAGATATCATTCCCGCAGAGGAAGCTAACGCTGCCCGGAGAATGACCGGGCGTATGTAACACTTTAAACGTATGGCCGATAAAATTCAGCGTCTGCCCTTCGTCCAGCGCGTATTCGGCTGGACCTGTCGTCAGCGGCGGCGTTACGTCCGACCACCGCATCGAGCCGTTCTTGCGGGCATCCGTCAGCCAATCCGCCTCTAGATCATGAATATATACCGGACAACCCGCAGCGGTTCTTATTTCCTCTACGCCGCCCATGTGATCGAAATGGGCATGAGTGAGCAGAATCGCTTCAACCTTAACTCCGGCGATCCGGTCCAGCAGCCGCTTCGGCCCCATTCCCGGATCGATAATAATTCCTCGCTCTTCGCCGCTTTGCTCATCTTTTTCCGTCAATAGATAAGCATTGGTTTGCAGCGGGCCAAGCGTAAACGTTTCAATACGCATGTTCGCAATACTCCAATCTAATCCGTTTACACCGATTCAATCAACGCTCTAATTTCCTGTACAACCAAAGCGTGATAACCGGTGCCTTCGCCGTAACGGCGCATAATTTCTTTCCGTGTTTCCGCAAGCTTGTCCTGGTAGTCCGCTGCTTCGCGGTCCGGATTTTCTTTCTTGAAGAGCACCATTGGTTCCTGGATGTAGGTTGGTCTTGGTCCCCAAGTGCCGTGTATCGCCTTGCCTTCCGCATCGGTTACGATAACAACAGGAACGGAGCGGCCTCCCATCGTCAGGAACTGATCCATCGTATCGAGATTTTCTTCCATAATAAGAACCTCAACCGGGATTTCTCCCGTCTCCAGCGCACGGAATACAACCGGAATATTGCGGACAACGTCTCCGCACCAATCCGCCATCAGAATAAAGACGCGCAGGTCATTGCGGCTTTTGAGCGATTCGAAAAATTCGCGGTCGCTATCGCTTGCCCATTCAAATTTATCGTACCAGCCCTGAAATGCTTCCTTGTTCTTGGTCATTCCTTCCACAAACTGCTGCGGGCTAATCCCTTTGTTTAATTTTTCGGCTACGCTTCTGCTCATTTCATCCCTCTTTCCGTTTTGTTATACAGACTTGCCTCTGGAACGAATAAACTTGTACACCACGTAAACAATCAGCAATGCTATAGCAATCAGAATAGCCGGTTGTACGTACTGAGCGGCCTTCTGATCGACATCTTCCCAATTCTCACCTAATGTTTTGCCCAAATGAACAAATAATATTGTCCAAGGGATGGAAGCAAGCGCCGTCAACAGCGTAAACAAGCCGAAGTTCATCTTCGCCATGCCGGCCGGAATCGAGATAACCTGGCGCATAACCGGGATAAAACGGGCGGTAAAGACGATACCCGCTCCGTATTTCTTGAACCATCCTTCCGCGACATCGACATGCTTCATCTTGATCTTAATATATTTGCCGTATTTCTCGACCAAAGGACGGCCGCCGAATCTTCCAATCGCGTATAAAATCCAGTTCTGCCCAACCGCGCCAAGCACGCCGAAAATAATAGCGCCCAGATACGATATTTTCCCTTCCGACACTAAATACCCGCCGAAACCTAATACTATTTCACTTGGAATCACCTCTATGAGCAATCCAATTAGTATCCCGAAGTAACCAAGGCTTTCAATCCATACTAAAATTTCGTGCAATATATCCTTTATTAAATCCATTCCATCCCGCCTTCCCATCCTAAATATCTAAATAATAGCAATTGACTGTATTCTACCATACGAAGCGGACAGGCATCTACCCGGACTCTGGTCCGGCTTGTCCGTGCGACTAAAGGTGTCATGCCGGGACAAGCTGCCGCATACACTAGCATAACTTCGAAACCGCTCTCGTTATAAGATTAAAGAGGAGGAATCCTTATGTCACGCGTATTTATCATTAATAAAAAGCATGTACAGCTATTTGTGTTTGCCCTGCTTATCATCCTCCTGGCAGCCGTCTATTTAAGCTGGAACCGTACGCATACGGCTAGCAGCCAGCCAACAAAGGTACAGACCATCCAGCTTGTAACGGGCGAATTCAGCACAACGACCGAAGACGGCAAAAAACTGGAGGTATACCGCTGGGATCCGGGCACCGTCAGCCTCCGCAAGGGCGAGCCTGTCGAGCTTCGCATAAGCGGCGTTAACGGCAGCAGCCACCCTTTTGTCATTGAAGGCCTCGGCATTAAAGGCGAAGTGAAAAAAGGACAAACCACGGTTGTCCGGTTTACGCCTGAGCAAGCCGGCACCTACCCCATTATATGCCAGGTTCATACCGATATGAACAATGGCGGACCGATGGTCGGCTACATCGAGGTCCATTAACAAACAGTAATACGTTGCTTGGAAGTGACCGTCTCAAACTCGGGCGCATATTTATGAGTTAGAGAGGAGTCGGTTCACGATGAAGTCAACTACCCAGAAGCATACGTCCGGCCTGCCGTCCGCACGAAAAATCCGCCGCGCCTGCAGCAATGAACTGTATCGAACCGTCAAACGGTTGAAGGTATGGGTGCCCAAAGAAAAAATGGAGCAGGCCGAAGACTTGTATTACAAAAAGGTCATTATGAACCTGCTCTTTATTGCGGAGAACGAAAAAAACCGCAAGGTTCTGTCCGACTGGTGGGACGAGAACGTTGCCAGCGATATCGCCGAGCTGTGGGACGTGGATATCGCCAAGCTCCGCTGGGCATTCCGCGATGCATTCGGGGGATAAAAAAAAGCTGCCGCGCGGCAGCTTTTTTTGCATAAACGATTAATAATAATTGCTGTTCATAATCGGCGCATCCACTTTGTCCTGCAAGGTCGCAAGTCTAAGCAGAACGATACTGATCTGTGCTTTCGTAACTGCAGCGTTAGGGTTGAACTTCCCGTTCTCAGCCGTTAATAATCCCAGCTTCATCGCAATCGTTACGGCGCCTTTATTTTTAATTTGGGCAGCATCCTTCAGCTTGGTTACATCGGTATCGCCGGACATAAACTCGGACAACTTATCGTATTTGAGAAGTTTGGTCAGCCATACCGCCAAGTCGCCGCGCGTTAAAGCCTGCTCAGGATGCAGCTTTTGCGTTGGTGATGCTTTCAGGAAGCCTCTCTGCACCAGGTACTCTACCGCCGAAGCGTATGGACTGTCGACCGGAATGTCGGCAAACCGCTGCTTCTGCGGAGTCATGTAGCTTTGTCCTCCCGTAAAGCCGGCCAGCAGCATATTCACCCAGTCTCCGTTGTTAACGGTTTGGTCCGGGTGAATAAGTCCGTCGGCTTCCGGCTGAATAATGCCATAGTCAAACATGACTAGCAGCGATTTGGACGCCCAATGCTTCTTCGCGTCTGCCGGAATTTCACCCTTCTGCACCGTTGTGCCTGGGAAAATGTATTGCTGCTCCAGCTTGCCGGTAACCGCATTTACAATAACGCCCCAGTTGTTGTCATCGGTTAGTTTGGGCATGTACACAAGCTTCACTTGCTGCTCCTGGAGCTTGCCATCCAAATAGTTGCCTCCGACTGTAGTGTATTGCAGTTCAGTACGAATAGAGTCCCGGTATAGCTTAAGCGCTTCTTCCTCCGTCATTTTAGCGGTTAAGGAATCCAGCTTGCTTAGCTTATCCGTCGGTGTAGTCATATTATAATAGTTTGTCAGATTCCCTTGTCCATCCAGATTGATCTGAACAGCTGACGACTGGATCGGCTTATCTTTATAGAACTGTTGGAAGCTGTAGATAAAAGCCGTGTCCGGACTATAGGAACCCGTTCCCGAGCGGTCGACCAGCTTCAGGCTGCCGGAGGCATTCGGATATAACGAAGTAACGAGATCCTGGGCTTTTGCCTTCGCTTGCGCTTCCGTAATCGACGGCTTCCCTGCCGTTTCTTCGGCTGCGGCGGAATCTCCTGTCGGGTATGAAAAAGTAGAATAATCGATTAATTGGCCGGTTTTTGCATCCACTGTAGCATGGGTTTGAATGCCGCCAAACGGGCTGCCATTATAAATCGACCAAGTCTTGCGGCCTTCACGGTCGGTGCTGGTCGAAGCTTGTTGGGTCCCTTCCGCGTTTTCCTTGCCGACAACCGCAGTCACAACCGCAATAGCTTCCTCCTTGGTCAATTCCCCTCCCGTATGAGGCTTAAATGCAGCTGCCGTGGAAGAGATAGAGGAGTAGCCGGTTGCCGGAAAAGAATCGATAGGTTGTCCTTGATCATCAAGGAACTTGCCCGACTTGGCATCAACCAGGCCTATCCCGCTAACCGCAACATATCCAAGACGGTAAGCCGACGTATTCGTTTGATTCACGTAATAATCGGAGCCCGGAACGTAAGCAAGTTGCAGCTTCAATTCTTTTTTTATTTTTTCGGCAGCTTGTTCTGCTGTCAGGGTCGTATCCGGAGATGGATAATCTTTACCCGTGCTAAAACCGTAATAATTAATAATATTTCCGTTACCGTCAACAACTACCTGAATTTGATTGCTTGTTGTCGGAATGCCGTTCACTTGGGCCTGATAGCTGAAACTGTATTGTACCGGGCCAAACAAAGCTTGCGGATAATCGCTCTCGACTGGCTTAAGCTGAAGCTTGTCTGTCGATTTCATGGAAGGAGAAGCTACCGCAATGAACTGCTTGGCGATTTTCTCAGCTTCCGCTTTCGATACTTCAGCCGGATAATAAGCTTCTTCCTTAGGAAGCGGATTATAATATGTAATGATATCTCCGGTGATCGCATCAATCCTGGAATCAAAGCCATGAGTTCCGTTCTCGACGGATACGCTCCACTGAATGGTCCAAACCATCTCATTGCTTGGCGGATATTGATTCGGATTACCAAGGTCGATACTTGTCACCTCGGCATCCTTCAGTTCAGGGAACAGCTTCCTGAAACGATCAACTGCCTCATCCTTCGAAATTTTCGCCAAGCTTTCGTCCAGTACGCCACCCGGGGCGGTACTTGCTCCCGTGCCAGTGGAGGAAACAATTGTCATTGTCCCTGATTCCGCCGCGTAAGCAAGATTTCCAACCGGAAGCAGGCTGAGCGCCAGGACCGTTGCAAGCAGCTTGCCTTTCATCGATTTCTTCATTCCTTTTCCTCACCTTCTCTAAAATAGAAATCACTTCCAAATTACACCTTAGTATAGACGATAGAAAAGGGGCGAAGGTTTCAATTTTTTTTACAATTCATTCATGAGAAACATTTACTATATTTGCAAATAACAAAAAAGCCGTCTGGGTTTTGGGCCCCAGACGGCTTTCTTCATTTCAAACCGTTATCCTTCCTGCAGACGATCCACGGGTACCGTTTTGGAATTTCCTCCAACCTGTACAGTCGCTGTACCGCTTGCTTCGTCTACATGCTCAATCCATACGGAATTCCCGTCATCAAGATGGACCTTGATCGATTCCTCTGAATTATAAATCTGTTTAGCGCGGTTTACGTCCATTTGCTTCACGGCCTCCTTCGCACTTGCCTCTGCAGGTCAGTCTTTTGTTTCGGGAACCATGTAATCAGTTGTTGATTCATCGATTAACCCGTTATGCTCAGACACGGTGCCTCCGCCTAATCCCTCATTCACCATACGGTCAATATCCATGAAGTAATTGTCGCGGCCTTCATCCCATTTGTCTGCCGGGGGCTTCTCGTTGTTTTCCAAGTCGTCAAAATCCATCATAGTCGGTTCGCTCCTCCCTGCTGCAAGCATTATTGGTTCAAGCAAAATATGCCCGAATTGATTGATTCTCATGCATTGCGGGAACAATAAAGAGTAGAAGAAGATATAAAGAAATTCATTTTAGGAGGAGTAACCAGATGCATACGGTGTGGAAAGGCGCAATCAGCTTCGGGCTTGTCCATGTGCCGGTGAAGATGTTCACCGCTACGGAGGATAAAGATATTTCGCTTCGCATGATTCATAAGCCTTGCGGCAGTCCTATCGCCTATGTCCGCCGCTGTCCGAATTGCGATGTAGAGGCGGAATGGGACGATATCATTAAAGGCTATGAATATGAAAAAGGCAGCTATGTGCTGTTTGAAAAGGATGAACTGGAGCAGCTGGCCGGAGAAAAGTCCCACACGATTCAAATTCTTGATTTTGTCGCACTCGAGGAAATTGATCCGGTGTACTTCCAGAAAACGTATTATTTGTCCCCGGATCAAGCCGGAAGCAATGCTTACGGCCTATTGCTTCAAGCAATGTCCGATACCGGCAAGATTGGCGTAGCCAAAGTATCGATCCGATCGAAAAGCAGTCTAGCCGCCATTCGGGTCATTGATAACTGCCTCGCGATGGAGACGATTTTTTATCCGGATGAGATCCGCTCGATCTCCCATGTTCCCGGGATTCCTGAATCGTTTACCATTAACGACAAAGAACTGACGATGGCCAAGCTTCTAATCGAGCAGTTGTCCACTCCTTTCGAACCGTCCAAATATTCCGATGATTACCGGGCTAACATGCTTCAGGCTATCCAAAATAAAGTCGCCGGACAGGAAATACGCGTAGCGCCTCAGCAGGAGCAAACGAATGTGCTTGATTTGATGGCCGCCCTGCAAGCCAGCCTCGATGCAGCCAAGCTGCCTCCGGGCGGAGTCGGTCTCGATACCGGCGCAGGCAAACCTGTAGCAGCAGTTCCTGAAGCAGCCGCAGACCAACCGGTTGTAAAGCCGCGCAAACCTAGAACCAAGAAGCCTGAAGCAACGGAGACCGTCTCTTAATGACGGTCTTTACGCTGCCTGCCGAGCCGATGATTCCTGTCGCGGATGACCATGTCCCGAAGGAGTCCGGCTGGATCTACCAGATCAAATGGGACGGCGTCCGAATCGTCGCTACGGTTCATGATGAAGGCAGGATTGACTTGTTCTCGCGCAAGCTGCTGAATAAAAATGCCGTCTACCCGGAAATCCACCGGACATTGCAGGAGCAGGCTGAAGCTCTTGGTCCCTGCATGCTGGACGGAGAGATCGTCTATTACGATGGCGAACGTCCGAATTTTCAAATGGTACTAAGCCGTGAACGCAGCTTTGGCGGGGATCTCTCTTCGTCTTCAAGCAAAGGGAAAGTGCTGTATGTTCTCTTCGACCTGCTGCAGGACGGCGAGGAGGATTTGCGCCCGCTTCCCTATGCGGAGCGGCATAAACGGCTGCTTGCCAAGCTGAAGCCCGTCCAATCCGACCGGCTACTTATAGCTGATCTATATACGGATGCGGATGCTCTATGGAAATGGGTCGATGACCATCAGTGGGAAGGAATCGTCAGCAAGAGGCTTGATAGTTCCTATAAGGAAGGCAAAGCTCATCGCGATTGGCTGAAAAAGAAACGGGCTCTCCTGCTTGACGTTGGCATCGTAGGCGTAAAGCGCCGCGACGGCCGCGCAGCTAGTCTAGTCATGTCCGATCAGGGGCGTTTTATCGGAAGCGTCTCGCTTGGCCTTGACGAAGCCATGCGGGAAGCGCTTGGCCAAATGCTGCAGCTGCGGAGAAGCGATGCTCCTTCGTGGCCGATGCCTTTTCCGGCTTTGCCGGCTGAGCTTAAAGGCGAGAGCATTATTTGGCTGCCGTCCCCGCTTCCTTGCCGGGTAACCGGACTCGAGCTGACATCCGCCGGATTATTAAGGCATCCCAAGCTTGTATCCTTTGGTCTAAAACCATCAGGAGGCCACTCATGAACAAGACAAGCGCATCTGCCAAGCGGCCCGCAATGGTCATGGTGGAAGGACAGGAAATAACGGTTACGAATCCGGAGAAGCCCCTTTGGCCGGAGCATGGGATCACTAAGCTGATGTATTTGGAGAAGCTCGCCATGCTGTCGCCTTTTTTGCTGAAGCATTGCAAGGACCGTTATTTGACGACCATCCGTTACCCGCATGGTTATGCGGGCAAATCGTTTTATCAGAAAAACTGCCCTGAGCCAAAACCGGAGTTTGTCCATATCTCCGAAAGCGAAGGGATCTCGTATATTCAACTCGATAACCTGCCGACTTTGTTATGGCTCGGCAACCTGGCTTGCCTTGAGTTCCATGCATCCTTCGACCGGATCAGTAATCCGGACCGCCCTACCGAATGGATTCTGGATCTTGATCCTTCCCGCGAGGAAGAACCGCGTATCATCGAAGCGGCTGCGCTTGTCGGGAAGCTGCTGGAATCGCTGAAGATCAAATCCGTCCCCAAAACCTCTGGCGCAACGGGCGTCCAGATTGTTGTACCGTTACAGCAGAAATACACCTTCGATGAATTGAGGGGCTTAGGGCAATTCGTCGGCGACTACCTGTCCAGCGCTTATCCCCAGCTTTTCACCGTTGAACGGTTGACCAAAAACCGCGGCGACCTGATTTACGTCGATTATCTTCAGCATTACAGGGGGAAAACAATCTCAGCCCCTTATACGCCAAGAGCGCGCTATGGCGCTCCCGTCTCCACGCCGCTAAAGTGGGAAGAAGTGTACGCCGGAGGCATAAAGCCGGCCGACTTCCATCTTCTGAACATCGGAGAGCGACTGCAGCGTTTCGGCGATTTGATCGATTTGGAGAAGCCGCAGGATTTGGGCCATGTGCTCAGCTTTATCCATGCTAAAAAATAAGCCGCCCTTTACAAGAGCGGCGATAACAGCCTGGCAGCGGCCTCCGCTGCCTTTTCCTTTTTCGGCCTTTGCCGAAAGTCTTCCAGATCAAGCTCGCGGCTGTCGAGCAGATCCTGCTCGTAATCCCGCTTCAAGTGTTTGATCGTCCCAGCGTCGAACAATACCGCATTTTGCTCGAAGTTGCTGTGAAAGCTTCTCATGTCCATATTGGCCGTTCCCACTACCGCAAGGAGCTCATCCACGATCATCACTTTTGCGTGAATGAAGCCTTTCTGATAACGGTACACCCGAACCCCGGCTTCCAGCATCCGCTCTACAAACGACAAGGTCGCCCATAAAACGAGCTGCGTGTCTGGAATACCGGGAATAACGAGCCGCACATCTACCCCGCTTTTTGCGGCACTCCCTAGCATGGCTAGCAGACTCTCATCCGGTATAAAATACGGCGTTGAAATATAGACGCTTGTCCGGGCCGCTTTTACGGCAGCAAACGCCGTCTCCAGGATAGGCTCACCGCTCCGGTCGGGCCCGCTGGACACAATTAACACCGGCTCCTGCAAAGCTTCATCCGGATCATGCTCCGGCATATAACCTGCATTCACCGGCAGACGTTCCTTAACGGCCAGCTCCCAATCCTTCATAAACAGCTCCTGCAGGAAATAAACCGCATCCCCTTCAAGCCGAAGCTGCGTATCCCGCCAAAATCCAAGCTTCTTATCCTTGCCCAAATACTCGTCTCCGATATTGATGCCGCCTACAAATCCGACTTTCCCGTCAATTACAGCAATCTTGCTGTGATTGCGGCTGTTCAGGAGCCGATTGAGCAAAGCCGCGCCCGGCGGTGAAAAACAGCTTACCTGCACGCCCGACCGCTTCAGCTCGCGAACATACCGCTTGCTTAATTTGACGCTTCCAATCCCGTCATACAACACGCGTACCTCAACGCCTGCCTTGGCTTTGGCGGTCAGGATATTCAAAAACTCCCGGCCAATTCCGTCATCGCGGATCGTGTAATAGTCCAGATGAATATGGTGACTAGCTTGCTTCATTTCTTCTAATATAGAGGCAAACGTCTCCCGCCCGTTTGTCAGCACCTTCACTTGGTTGCCTAACGTAACCGGTCTGCCGGAACAAACGCGCAGGAGTCGAAGCAGCTGTTCTTGCTCCAGTAAGCCGGATTGCCCAAGCTCGCCGGGACCGGCAGCACAAATAGACAAACGCTCGGCAGCTTGCTCGTATTCTCTCGAGACTGCCCGTCCTTCCTTGACGCGTCTCGAACGGCCAACCATCCAATATCCCGCAAAACCAAGAACAGGAACGGCCAGCGCAATGACAATCCATGCAGCCGCTTTCGCCGGAAGACGTCTTTCGATCCATACAATGACGACAGGCTGAGCGCTATACAGGAGTAAAAATATGATTATTGCCGTAAGCCAACCGATCATCCGCGCACCCCATTATTGAAATCCCCTGAAATCCCCATTCACTTAGTGTGGTCGACCTGTCTTAAGCGTATACTTTAGGAACACAAAAACAGCCTATCTGCCGGTGCTTCCGGCAGATAGGCTGTTACCCCTCGAGACGATGATTCGATAAATAATGACGGAGCGCCTCCCGCCAGTGACGAAGCGGGGTAAATCCGTTGCTGCGAATCGCGCCGTGATCCATAACCGAATAATGCGGGCGGGGAGCAGGCCTTGGATACTCCTCCGTCGTACATGGATCGATCCTCGTGCTGCTGCCGCTCTCCTCCATTATGGCCTGCGCAAATTCAAACCAGGAGCAGACGCCGCTGCCCGAAGCATGATAGATGCCGTAGCATTCCGTACTTACCAGCTCCAGCAGAAAAATAGCCAAGTCCCTCGTGTATGTCGGCGAGCCCCACTGGTCCGCTACAACCTTCAACTGC
This region of Paenibacillus sp. JDR-2 genomic DNA includes:
- a CDS encoding YcdB/YcdC domain-containing protein; protein product: MKKSMKGKLLATVLALSLLPVGNLAYAAESGTMTIVSSTGTGASTAPGGVLDESLAKISKDEAVDRFRKLFPELKDAEVTSIDLGNPNQYPPSNEMVWTIQWSVSVENGTHGFDSRIDAITGDIITYYNPLPKEEAYYPAEVSKAEAEKIAKQFIAVASPSMKSTDKLQLKPVESDYPQALFGPVQYSFSYQAQVNGIPTTSNQIQVVVDGNGNIINYYGFSTGKDYPSPDTTLTAEQAAEKIKKELKLQLAYVPGSDYYVNQTNTSAYRLGYVAVSGIGLVDAKSGKFLDDQGQPIDSFPATGYSSISSTAAAFKPHTGGELTKEEAIAVVTAVVGKENAEGTQQASTSTDREGRKTWSIYNGSPFGGIQTHATVDAKTGQLIDYSTFSYPTGDSAAAEETAGKPSITEAQAKAKAQDLVTSLYPNASGSLKLVDRSGTGSYSPDTAFIYSFQQFYKDKPIQSSAVQINLDGQGNLTNYYNMTTPTDKLSKLDSLTAKMTEEEALKLYRDSIRTELQYTTVGGNYLDGKLQEQQVKLVYMPKLTDDNNWGVIVNAVTGKLEQQYIFPGTTVQKGEIPADAKKHWASKSLLVMFDYGIIQPEADGLIHPDQTVNNGDWVNMLLAGFTGGQSYMTPQKQRFADIPVDSPYASAVEYLVQRGFLKASPTQKLHPEQALTRGDLAVWLTKLLKYDKLSEFMSGDTDVTKLKDAAQIKNKGAVTIAMKLGLLTAENGKFNPNAAVTKAQISIVLLRLATLQDKVDAPIMNSNYY
- a CDS encoding H-type small acid-soluble spore protein — its product is MDVNRAKQIYNSEESIKVHLDDGNSVWIEHVDEASGTATVQVGGNSKTVPVDRLQEG
- a CDS encoding Ku protein; amino-acid sequence: MHTVWKGAISFGLVHVPVKMFTATEDKDISLRMIHKPCGSPIAYVRRCPNCDVEAEWDDIIKGYEYEKGSYVLFEKDELEQLAGEKSHTIQILDFVALEEIDPVYFQKTYYLSPDQAGSNAYGLLLQAMSDTGKIGVAKVSIRSKSSLAAIRVIDNCLAMETIFYPDEIRSISHVPGIPESFTINDKELTMAKLLIEQLSTPFEPSKYSDDYRANMLQAIQNKVAGQEIRVAPQQEQTNVLDLMAALQASLDAAKLPPGGVGLDTGAGKPVAAVPEAAADQPVVKPRKPRTKKPEATETVS
- a CDS encoding RNA ligase family protein — protein: MTVFTLPAEPMIPVADDHVPKESGWIYQIKWDGVRIVATVHDEGRIDLFSRKLLNKNAVYPEIHRTLQEQAEALGPCMLDGEIVYYDGERPNFQMVLSRERSFGGDLSSSSSKGKVLYVLFDLLQDGEEDLRPLPYAERHKRLLAKLKPVQSDRLLIADLYTDADALWKWVDDHQWEGIVSKRLDSSYKEGKAHRDWLKKKRALLLDVGIVGVKRRDGRAASLVMSDQGRFIGSVSLGLDEAMREALGQMLQLRRSDAPSWPMPFPALPAELKGESIIWLPSPLPCRVTGLELTSAGLLRHPKLVSFGLKPSGGHS
- the ligD gene encoding non-homologous end-joining DNA ligase; translated protein: MNKTSASAKRPAMVMVEGQEITVTNPEKPLWPEHGITKLMYLEKLAMLSPFLLKHCKDRYLTTIRYPHGYAGKSFYQKNCPEPKPEFVHISESEGISYIQLDNLPTLLWLGNLACLEFHASFDRISNPDRPTEWILDLDPSREEEPRIIEAAALVGKLLESLKIKSVPKTSGATGVQIVVPLQQKYTFDELRGLGQFVGDYLSSAYPQLFTVERLTKNRGDLIYVDYLQHYRGKTISAPYTPRARYGAPVSTPLKWEEVYAGGIKPADFHLLNIGERLQRFGDLIDLEKPQDLGHVLSFIHAKK
- the cls gene encoding cardiolipin synthase, with amino-acid sequence MIGWLTAIIIFLLLYSAQPVVIVWIERRLPAKAAAWIVIALAVPVLGFAGYWMVGRSRRVKEGRAVSREYEQAAERLSICAAGPGELGQSGLLEQEQLLRLLRVCSGRPVTLGNQVKVLTNGRETFASILEEMKQASHHIHLDYYTIRDDGIGREFLNILTAKAKAGVEVRVLYDGIGSVKLSKRYVRELKRSGVQVSCFSPPGAALLNRLLNSRNHSKIAVIDGKVGFVGGINIGDEYLGKDKKLGFWRDTQLRLEGDAVYFLQELFMKDWELAVKERLPVNAGYMPEHDPDEALQEPVLIVSSGPDRSGEPILETAFAAVKAARTSVYISTPYFIPDESLLAMLGSAAKSGVDVRLVIPGIPDTQLVLWATLSFVERMLEAGVRVYRYQKGFIHAKVMIVDELLAVVGTANMDMRSFHSNFEQNAVLFDAGTIKHLKRDYEQDLLDSRELDLEDFRQRPKKEKAAEAAARLLSPLL